The following coding sequences are from one Microbacterium sp. SORGH_AS_0969 window:
- a CDS encoding carboxymuconolactone decarboxylase family protein — protein MSEYFDRTADKTYTKVYKAETPDILAAFAAFDQAVFAPEGRAIPLKYRELIALAVGITTQCVYCIDGHSQNAVKAGATEAELAEAAWVATAIRAGGGYAHGRLAFKLGEDARPHEH, from the coding sequence ATGTCCGAGTACTTCGACCGCACCGCCGACAAGACCTACACGAAGGTCTACAAGGCCGAGACGCCCGACATCCTCGCCGCGTTCGCCGCGTTCGATCAGGCCGTCTTCGCTCCCGAAGGGCGCGCGATCCCGCTGAAGTACCGCGAGCTCATCGCGCTGGCCGTGGGCATCACCACGCAGTGCGTGTACTGCATCGACGGGCACTCGCAGAACGCGGTGAAGGCCGGTGCGACCGAGGCCGAACTGGCAGAGGCGGCCTGGGTGGCCACCGCCATCCGCGCGGGCGGCGGCTACGCGCACGGCCGCCTCGCCTTCAAGCTCGGCGAGGACGCCCGTCCCCACGAGCACTGA
- a CDS encoding M20/M25/M40 family metallo-hydrolase — MSPLEAEALEFVRALIRIDSVNTGEASTIGDGETRAALFVQAQLEDAGYETTLVEPVPGRASVIARLAGSDPDAGALVAHAHLDVVPVEAENWTYPPFGAEIHDGILYGRGAVDMKDFAGMLLAIARAFRREGIIPRRDLIFAFFADEEAGGVWGARWIVRHRPELFAGATEAISEVGGFSIPLPGDRRAYLVATAEKGVTSATLTARGHAAHGSRPTADNAVVRLARAVVAIGEHRFPVVRTATLDRFLDVYARAGGDADDLGFTASLIDAGMHHTVSPTVLEAGGKTNVIPSTASARLDIRMLPGHDDTLRDEIEALVGPDIEVTWARAVPAIEAPVDAPIIGVLQDAITAEDPDGTVVPYLLPASTDNKHLAELGIRGYGFVPLRVPADFDVFGQFHAADEGVPVEALLFGARVTARVLREA; from the coding sequence GTGTCGCCCCTGGAGGCGGAGGCGCTGGAGTTCGTCCGCGCCCTGATCCGCATCGACAGCGTCAACACCGGCGAGGCCTCGACGATCGGCGACGGCGAGACGCGCGCCGCGCTCTTCGTCCAGGCGCAGCTCGAAGACGCGGGCTACGAGACGACCCTCGTCGAACCCGTTCCGGGGCGGGCGAGCGTGATCGCGCGCCTGGCCGGGTCGGATCCGGATGCCGGTGCCCTCGTCGCCCACGCCCACCTCGACGTCGTACCGGTCGAGGCCGAGAACTGGACGTATCCGCCGTTCGGCGCCGAGATCCACGACGGCATCCTCTACGGTCGCGGAGCCGTGGACATGAAGGACTTCGCCGGCATGCTGCTCGCGATCGCCCGGGCCTTCCGGCGCGAGGGCATAATCCCGCGCCGCGACCTCATCTTCGCGTTCTTCGCCGACGAGGAGGCCGGGGGCGTGTGGGGTGCGCGCTGGATCGTCCGCCACCGCCCCGAGCTTTTCGCGGGGGCGACCGAGGCGATCAGCGAGGTCGGCGGGTTCTCGATCCCGCTCCCCGGCGACCGTCGCGCGTACCTCGTGGCGACCGCGGAGAAGGGCGTCACCTCGGCGACCCTGACGGCGCGCGGGCATGCGGCGCACGGCTCACGCCCCACCGCCGACAACGCCGTGGTGCGCCTCGCGCGCGCGGTCGTCGCGATCGGCGAGCATCGGTTCCCCGTGGTGCGGACGGCGACCCTCGACCGCTTCCTCGACGTCTACGCGCGAGCGGGTGGCGATGCCGACGACCTCGGGTTCACGGCATCCCTCATCGACGCGGGAATGCACCACACCGTCTCACCCACCGTGCTCGAGGCCGGGGGAAAGACGAACGTCATCCCCTCGACGGCATCCGCTCGCCTCGACATCCGCATGCTGCCGGGGCACGACGACACGCTCCGCGACGAGATCGAAGCCCTCGTCGGCCCCGACATCGAGGTCACGTGGGCCCGCGCGGTGCCCGCGATCGAAGCACCGGTCGACGCCCCGATCATCGGCGTGCTGCAGGATGCCATCACCGCCGAGGACCCTGACGGCACGGTCGTGCCGTATCTGCTGCCGGCCAGCACCGACAACAAGCACCTCGCCGAGCTGGGGATCCGCGGGTACGGCTTCGTGCCGCTGCGCGTGCCCGCCGACTTCGACGTGTTCGGGCAGTTCCACGCGGCGGACGAAGGGGTGCCGGTCGAGGCGCTGCTCTTCGGCGCACGGGTGACGGCGCGGGTACTGCGGGAGGCGTGA